One window of Sinorhizobium numidicum genomic DNA carries:
- the hflK gene encoding FtsH protease activity modulator HflK: protein MPWSNQNGGGGGPWGGGGNQGPWGQGPNRPRGGRGGPPDLEEIIRRGQDQLKNVVPGGFNGGVLAIIGLLIVGFLLLNSIYTVQPDERGVEMRFGKPKEEISMPGLHYHFWPLETVEIVKVTEQQQNIGGRTGQSNAGLMLSGDQNIVNVQFSVLFSVTDPKAYLFNVENPSDTLQRVAESAMREVVGRRPAQDIFRDNRQAIAADVKNTIQATMDAYGSGVSVNTVAIEDAAPPREVADAFDEVQRAEQDEDRFVEEANQYANQVLGKARGQGAQIREEAAAYKDRVVKEAEGEAQRFISVYDAYSKAPDVTRKRLYLETMQGVLGKSKKVILDEKNGQGVLPYLPLTEIGRPSSQSGGAQ from the coding sequence ATGCCCTGGAGCAATCAGAATGGCGGCGGCGGTGGCCCGTGGGGCGGCGGCGGCAATCAGGGGCCATGGGGCCAAGGGCCCAACCGGCCGCGCGGCGGCAGGGGCGGCCCGCCGGATCTCGAGGAGATCATAAGGCGCGGTCAGGACCAGTTGAAAAATGTGGTTCCGGGCGGCTTCAACGGCGGCGTCTTAGCCATCATCGGTCTCCTGATCGTCGGTTTCCTGCTGCTCAATTCGATCTACACCGTTCAACCGGATGAACGCGGCGTCGAAATGCGCTTCGGCAAGCCGAAGGAGGAAATCTCCATGCCCGGCCTGCACTATCACTTCTGGCCGCTCGAAACCGTCGAGATCGTCAAGGTGACGGAGCAGCAGCAGAATATCGGCGGCCGCACGGGCCAGTCGAATGCCGGATTGATGCTCAGCGGCGACCAGAACATCGTCAACGTGCAGTTCTCCGTGCTCTTCTCGGTTACCGATCCGAAGGCCTATCTCTTCAACGTCGAGAACCCCTCCGACACGCTGCAGCGTGTAGCCGAAAGCGCCATGCGCGAGGTCGTCGGCCGCCGTCCGGCGCAGGACATCTTCCGCGACAATCGCCAGGCGATCGCCGCCGACGTCAAGAACACGATTCAGGCGACGATGGATGCCTATGGCTCCGGCGTTTCGGTGAACACGGTGGCGATCGAGGACGCAGCGCCGCCGCGCGAAGTCGCCGATGCCTTCGACGAGGTGCAACGCGCCGAGCAGGACGAGGACCGCTTCGTCGAGGAAGCCAACCAATATGCCAACCAGGTGCTCGGCAAGGCGCGTGGCCAGGGTGCGCAGATCCGCGAAGAGGCCGCTGCCTACAAGGACCGCGTTGTCAAGGAAGCGGAGGGCGAGGCGCAGCGCTTCATCTCCGTCTATGACGCATATTCAAAGGCTCCGGATGTGACGCGCAAGCGGCTTTATCTCGAGACGATGCAGGGTGTTCTCGGCAAATCGAAGAAGGTCATTCTCGACGAGAAGAACGGCCAGGGCGTATTGCCCTATCTGCCGCTCACTGAAATCGGCAGGCCGTCGTCGCAGTCGGGAGGCGCACAATGA
- a CDS encoding dihydrofolate reductase: MTEAKAEAKAEPKIVIVVAVAKNGVIGRGGDLPWRLSTDLKRFKALTIGKPVVMGRKTWASIGRPLPGRPNVVISRTPGFEAQGAEVAPSLQGALEMAREHAAAIGADEICIIGGGEIYRQSIDLADVLHVTEVQAEVDGDTRFPQIDPAVFEKVFEEDLPRGEKDSHAMHFITWRRRRTPAERET, encoded by the coding sequence ATGACTGAAGCGAAGGCTGAAGCAAAAGCCGAACCTAAGATCGTCATCGTCGTCGCGGTCGCGAAGAACGGCGTGATCGGACGCGGAGGCGACCTGCCATGGCGGCTTTCGACCGATCTCAAGCGGTTCAAAGCGCTGACGATCGGCAAACCGGTCGTCATGGGCCGGAAGACCTGGGCCTCGATCGGGAGGCCGCTGCCCGGCCGGCCGAATGTCGTCATCAGCCGCACCCCCGGTTTCGAGGCGCAAGGAGCCGAGGTCGCGCCGTCGCTGCAGGGAGCGCTGGAAATGGCGCGGGAACATGCGGCGGCGATCGGCGCCGACGAGATCTGCATCATCGGCGGCGGCGAGATCTACCGCCAGTCGATCGACCTTGCCGACGTGCTGCATGTGACCGAGGTGCAGGCGGAGGTGGACGGCGATACACGCTTTCCGCAAATCGACCCGGCCGTCTTCGAGAAGGTTTTCGAGGAGGATCTGCCGCGCGGCGAGAAGGACAGCCACGCGATGCATTTCATCACCTGGCGGCGACGCCGAACACCCGCCGAGCGCGAGACATGA
- a CDS encoding glutathione S-transferase family protein, translating to MLTLIHAPLSRSSRIIWLLEELGAEYEIRYVNIRRWDGSGGPDENNPHPHKQVPALLHDGALVWESAAVVQYLTDLYPDCSLGRPPGHPERGAYLSWLAYYAGVIEPTALAHISGVTVNNPALARLYTEMCAHVIDVLTRQTYLLGERMSAADLLLASALQWMRKILPESEVIDRYIRVVTDRAALVRAREIDSKPSGFHD from the coding sequence ATGCTAACGCTGATCCATGCGCCGTTGTCGCGCTCGTCGCGGATCATTTGGCTGCTCGAGGAACTCGGCGCCGAATACGAGATCCGCTATGTCAATATCCGCCGCTGGGATGGGTCGGGCGGACCGGACGAAAACAACCCGCATCCGCACAAGCAAGTGCCGGCGCTCCTGCACGATGGAGCTCTGGTCTGGGAGTCGGCAGCGGTCGTGCAATATCTGACCGATCTCTATCCCGACTGCAGCCTTGGCCGGCCGCCGGGTCATCCCGAGCGCGGCGCCTATCTCTCGTGGCTCGCCTATTATGCCGGTGTCATCGAGCCGACGGCGCTTGCGCATATTTCCGGTGTGACGGTCAACAACCCGGCACTGGCGAGGCTCTACACCGAGATGTGCGCGCATGTGATCGACGTCCTCACCCGACAGACCTATCTGCTCGGCGAGAGGATGAGTGCTGCCGACCTGCTGCTCGCAAGCGCATTGCAATGGATGCGCAAGATCCTGCCGGAAAGCGAGGTCATCGACCGCTATATCCGCGTCGTCACCGACCGCGCCGCGCTCGTCCGGGCGCGCGAAATTGACAGCAAGCCGAGTGGTTTCCATGACTGA
- a CDS encoding thymidylate synthase, translated as MRQYLELLDHVMTTGTDRGDRTGTGTRSVFGYQMRFDLSEGFPVLTTKKLHLRSIIYELLWFLKGDTNIAYLKENGVSIWDEWADETGELGPVYGYQWRSWPAPDGGHVDQIAALIEGLKTNPNSRRHIVSAWNPALVDEMALPPCHCLFQFYVADGKLSCQLYQRSADIFLGVPFNIASYALLTMMVAQVTELKPGDFVHTLGDAHIYHNHFEQAGLQLKRTPKALPKMEINPAVKDIFSFKFEDFRLVGYEADSHIKAPVAV; from the coding sequence ATGCGGCAATATCTCGAACTCCTCGACCATGTGATGACGACGGGGACCGACCGCGGCGACCGTACCGGCACCGGCACGCGCTCCGTCTTCGGCTATCAGATGCGCTTCGATCTGTCGGAAGGTTTTCCGGTGCTGACCACCAAGAAGCTGCATCTGCGCTCGATCATCTACGAGCTCCTATGGTTTCTAAAGGGCGATACGAATATCGCCTATCTGAAGGAGAACGGCGTCAGCATCTGGGATGAATGGGCGGACGAGACGGGCGAGCTCGGTCCCGTCTACGGTTATCAGTGGCGGTCATGGCCGGCCCCGGACGGCGGCCATGTCGACCAGATCGCGGCGCTTATCGAAGGCTTAAAAACCAATCCGAATTCCCGCCGTCACATCGTTTCGGCATGGAATCCCGCGCTTGTGGACGAGATGGCGCTGCCGCCCTGCCATTGCCTCTTTCAATTCTATGTGGCGGACGGAAAGCTCTCCTGCCAGCTTTATCAGCGATCCGCCGACATCTTTCTCGGCGTACCCTTCAACATCGCATCCTATGCGCTGCTGACGATGATGGTGGCGCAGGTCACGGAGCTGAAGCCGGGCGATTTCGTCCATACTCTCGGCGACGCACATATCTACCACAACCATTTCGAACAGGCGGGGCTGCAACTGAAGAGGACGCCGAAAGCCCTGCCGAAGATGGAGATCAATCCGGCGGTGAAGGATATATTCTCCTTTAAGTTCGAGGACTTTAGGCTCGTCGGCTACGAAGCTGATTCACATATCAAGGCGCCGGTGGCCGTTTAG
- a CDS encoding gamma-glutamylcyclotransferase family protein, producing MKAASVRVFVFGTLKEGFPLHRRGLAQAKFIGLYQTDRSYPMLIAGPWFVPMMFYEPGVGFRVSGELYEIDSAKLRQLDRLESTGRPGNFRKLIRIVPARPGPSCQAFAYFKARFLAVPAHSGYLASYHDRRFIPPWRRPAV from the coding sequence TTGAAAGCTGCCTCTGTCCGCGTTTTTGTGTTCGGCACATTGAAGGAAGGCTTTCCACTGCATCGGCGAGGCCTGGCCCAGGCGAAATTCATCGGGCTCTACCAGACGGACAGGAGCTATCCGATGCTGATTGCCGGACCTTGGTTCGTCCCTATGATGTTCTATGAGCCGGGCGTCGGATTTCGCGTCAGCGGCGAGTTATATGAGATCGATTCCGCAAAACTTAGGCAACTCGACCGCCTGGAGTCGACCGGGCGGCCCGGCAATTTCCGGAAGCTTATCCGTATAGTGCCGGCAAGGCCCGGTCCGAGTTGCCAGGCGTTCGCCTATTTCAAAGCCCGATTCCTGGCAGTTCCCGCCCATTCGGGGTATCTCGCTTCCTATCATGACAGGCGCTTCATCCCGCCGTGGCGCCGACCCGCCGTTTGA
- a CDS encoding DUF2267 domain-containing protein produces the protein MSATGLDVFDKTLQTTNIWLGEIMEQHGPDRKLAWHMLSVVLRALRDRLPPEVAAHLGAELPLLVRGAYYDQFRPFHRPEKATRSVDEFLAIIADGLKDSRPVNPAEAAKSVFRVLARHIDLGQSAKVRDTLPKEIRALWPDSVGASE, from the coding sequence ATGAGCGCGACAGGCCTCGACGTTTTCGACAAGACCCTGCAAACCACCAATATCTGGCTCGGTGAAATCATGGAGCAACACGGGCCGGATCGGAAACTGGCCTGGCACATGCTGAGCGTGGTGCTGCGGGCACTGCGCGATCGACTTCCTCCCGAAGTGGCCGCCCATCTCGGCGCAGAGCTTCCGCTCCTCGTGCGCGGCGCCTATTACGACCAGTTCCGCCCCTTCCATCGACCGGAAAAGGCGACCCGTTCGGTCGACGAATTTCTCGCCATTATCGCGGACGGATTGAAGGACAGCCGCCCGGTCAATCCTGCCGAGGCCGCAAAATCGGTATTTCGGGTTCTGGCGCGGCATATCGACCTCGGCCAGTCGGCAAAGGTGCGCGACACCTTACCGAAAGAGATTCGTGCTCTGTGGCCGGACAGCGTCGGCGCAAGCGAATAG
- a CDS encoding DUF2853 family protein, which translates to MTDYLADVQKYDSGADEAVVNKIVRHLGIALRNKDSALVSATDPKELERVREKWCEKKLGIGGAEADVAIAATAKAMAEDRSKSRVTFYYLVAKELGKLQAI; encoded by the coding sequence ATGACTGATTATCTCGCAGACGTGCAGAAATACGACAGCGGCGCCGACGAAGCAGTTGTCAACAAGATCGTCCGCCATCTCGGCATTGCCCTTCGCAATAAGGATTCCGCCCTCGTCTCGGCCACGGACCCGAAGGAACTAGAGCGCGTCAGGGAAAAATGGTGCGAGAAGAAGCTCGGTATCGGAGGCGCGGAGGCGGACGTTGCAATTGCCGCCACGGCAAAGGCCATGGCGGAGGACCGCTCCAAGTCCCGCGTCACCTTTTATTATCTGGTGGCCAAGGAGCTCGGAAAGCTCCAGGCGATCTGA
- a CDS encoding SspB family protein, which translates to MGQDHIRYDILAQDALRGVIRKVLAEVAATGHLPGDHHFFITFLTGAPGVRISQHLKAKYPEQMTIVVQHQFWELKVSEIAFEIGLSFSDTPEKLVIPFNAVRGFYDPSVNFELEFDVAASEDEEAESAEITAYPVSETDDEPAEKSNEKSGEQKNGGGSVVSLDSFRKKN; encoded by the coding sequence ATGGGCCAGGACCACATACGCTACGACATTTTGGCGCAGGACGCGCTTCGCGGCGTCATTCGCAAGGTTTTGGCCGAGGTCGCCGCAACGGGTCATCTGCCCGGCGACCACCATTTCTTCATCACTTTCCTCACCGGCGCGCCGGGCGTTCGCATCTCGCAGCACCTGAAGGCAAAATACCCCGAACAGATGACGATCGTCGTCCAGCACCAGTTCTGGGAGCTGAAGGTTTCCGAGATCGCCTTTGAGATCGGCCTGTCCTTCTCCGACACCCCCGAGAAACTGGTAATCCCGTTCAACGCGGTCCGCGGCTTCTACGATCCTTCCGTCAACTTCGAGCTGGAGTTCGACGTGGCCGCCAGCGAGGATGAAGAGGCGGAATCGGCGGAGATCACCGCCTATCCGGTCAGCGAAACCGATGACGAGCCTGCCGAGAAGAGCAACGAGAAGTCTGGCGAGCAGAAGAACGGGGGCGGCTCCGTCGTCTCTCTCGACTCCTTCCGCAAGAAAAATTGA
- a CDS encoding DUF4169 family protein, with the protein MTGDVVNLRQFRKRQSRADKERRAEQNRISFGRTKAEKSLTSALNEKAAKTLDQGQLETQPAKASGEAPQDGEKT; encoded by the coding sequence ATGACCGGCGACGTCGTCAATCTGCGCCAGTTCCGCAAGCGGCAGTCCCGCGCCGACAAGGAAAGGCGAGCCGAACAGAACCGCATCTCCTTCGGCCGCACCAAGGCGGAAAAATCCCTGACCAGCGCCTTGAACGAAAAGGCAGCGAAGACCCTCGATCAAGGCCAGCTAGAGACGCAGCCCGCCAAAGCTTCCGGCGAAGCCCCGCAGGACGGGGAAAAGACCTGA
- a CDS encoding ribbon-helix-helix domain-containing protein, which translates to MIVKHSATLHGHRTSFSLEEPFWQELKSIARSRNMPLARLIAEVDDGRGTDGNLSSALRVYVLAWVKAHAEGGRHSI; encoded by the coding sequence ATGATCGTCAAGCATTCGGCGACATTGCACGGACACCGCACCAGCTTTTCGCTTGAAGAGCCGTTCTGGCAGGAGCTGAAGTCGATCGCCAGAAGCCGCAACATGCCGCTTGCCCGGCTGATCGCCGAGGTCGACGACGGGCGCGGCACGGACGGAAACCTTTCCTCTGCCCTGCGGGTCTATGTGCTCGCCTGGGTCAAAGCGCACGCGGAAGGCGGCCGGCACTCCATATAG
- a CDS encoding AsmA-like C-terminal region-containing protein, with the protein MLARILVTIGGLLVVALFAALIAPLFIDWTDFRKDFEREASRIMGKPVVVHGSVDARLIPFPTVTLKDVRVGSADGGVPLIQVAQFSMSAELAPFLSGEALIFDMRLEQPRARIRLQPDGTLDWARGPRAAIPAKTVMLENVEIADGEIEFVDEQTGRTRRISDLSADLSARTLAGPWKIEGRAVLDGEAGSFSFSSNEVNEEGALSLRARLTPDKRPFGVELEGDLKVVDFRPVYGGRFTLTENRPAEEAKTGGGLRINGEFQLTNESIRVPEYHFEVGPPDDPYIVTGEATLDTGKDQRFLLIADGQQIDVSRIGNSGRDGKTGRDPAISLRQRVEAMMAIAADIPIPQVPGRASLKLPAIVIGDTTVRDVRLDVKPDGAGWVVDNAVALLPGRTQLEAKGRLNLKGQRTFRGDIVIASNQPSGLANWLAGSVDPAIRKLKTAGFAATVNLTDTLQQFESLEVAAGPATLKGRIERQSFADQQPSLSLQLKGNRIDLEALQALAGLVAGDASTGTLLQHAIAADLSADAFSAFGEEARDVQAVLTIKNGQLQAERVAIGALSGAQLAFSGRMSGGFEKPVVSAKMKLAANELTPFLEMIGRHAVAHPALERLIKAGPYYSDAAFDVTLTAGSKDGNAPVTFGVIGTANGSKIAASYQAPDIAQALAGKGMLLEATLENGQTPVLIGQAGLDPLPFDADDNGILAVKLQSTDGSKANGALTFTTEETSLAAKGEFDLSREHYLEGQGKLTLQTEDFEPYLLLQGIALPQMGSGLPVTLTADIAADPERIAISAAEGKVDQNGFAGELSIDRKVPGKAEGELALDTLDLEWLGEGVLGQVRDASIGGLSMAPVAQPAWTGLDVALNVKAKRFWPGVYGAVTDFAGKLEWKGDELALSEATGDWLGGKLEGRLQLGNANGSGFLRSRIDLKGGDLAAAGWARGSGPAATGKFDLAVAMEASGATPETMAHSVSGSGTATFNGVTLNGINTAALPQLMAAADALKTEISPDAIRKAAENVLFTGQSVVGAVKVPFSIAGGTVRVQNVAAGDGNAAFSAEASFDLPAGRMSGTIDLTFRPGEDALAGAEPRVQFGYAGLLAAPGVTVDVTDLSNFLSLRAFERERRRVETLQANVLEKQRLRREVALYKARAVERETERLRAIAEERRRQAAAAEAARMKAEAEARAAAERRAAEELRLRLRQLPPRHEGQRQMPANPPQRGDELPPSGGSATGQNSGPTGQGLNFDMLPDITVQ; encoded by the coding sequence GTGCTGGCGCGAATTCTGGTTACCATCGGCGGCCTGTTGGTTGTCGCGCTCTTTGCGGCGCTGATTGCACCGTTGTTCATCGACTGGACCGACTTCCGGAAGGACTTCGAGCGTGAGGCGAGCCGCATCATGGGCAAGCCGGTTGTCGTGCACGGCAGCGTCGACGCGCGGCTCATTCCATTCCCAACGGTGACGCTCAAAGACGTGCGCGTCGGGTCGGCGGACGGCGGCGTGCCGCTGATCCAGGTCGCGCAATTCTCGATGAGCGCGGAGCTCGCGCCGTTCCTCAGCGGCGAAGCGCTGATCTTCGACATGCGGCTTGAACAGCCTAGGGCGCGGATTCGGCTGCAGCCGGACGGCACGCTCGATTGGGCGCGCGGACCGCGGGCGGCGATACCGGCGAAGACGGTGATGCTCGAAAACGTCGAGATCGCCGATGGCGAAATCGAGTTCGTCGACGAACAGACTGGCCGCACGCGGCGGATCAGTGATCTTTCCGCCGACCTTTCGGCGCGCACGCTTGCCGGTCCTTGGAAAATCGAGGGTCGCGCAGTGCTCGACGGCGAAGCGGGCAGCTTCTCCTTTTCGAGCAACGAGGTGAACGAAGAGGGGGCACTCAGCCTTCGGGCGCGGCTCACGCCGGACAAGCGGCCCTTCGGCGTGGAGCTTGAGGGCGATCTCAAGGTGGTCGATTTCAGGCCGGTCTATGGCGGGCGCTTCACGCTCACGGAAAATCGGCCGGCGGAGGAAGCGAAGACCGGCGGTGGCCTGCGCATCAACGGCGAATTCCAGCTCACCAACGAGAGCATCCGCGTGCCGGAATATCACTTCGAAGTCGGCCCGCCGGACGATCCCTATATCGTCACCGGCGAGGCAACGCTCGACACCGGCAAGGACCAGAGGTTCCTGCTGATCGCCGACGGTCAGCAGATCGATGTCAGCCGCATCGGCAATTCCGGCCGGGACGGCAAGACTGGCCGCGACCCGGCGATATCGCTGCGCCAGCGGGTGGAAGCGATGATGGCGATCGCCGCCGACATTCCGATTCCCCAGGTGCCCGGCCGCGCGAGCTTGAAGCTTCCGGCAATCGTCATCGGCGACACCACCGTCCGCGACGTGCGCCTCGATGTGAAGCCCGACGGAGCCGGCTGGGTGGTCGACAACGCCGTGGCGCTGCTGCCTGGCCGAACGCAACTGGAAGCGAAGGGCCGGCTGAACCTCAAGGGCCAGCGCACTTTCCGCGGCGACATCGTCATTGCCTCGAACCAGCCCTCGGGATTGGCCAACTGGCTGGCGGGATCGGTCGATCCGGCTATCCGCAAGCTGAAAACGGCCGGCTTCGCTGCAACCGTCAATCTGACGGATACGCTGCAACAGTTCGAAAGCCTGGAAGTGGCGGCCGGCCCTGCGACGCTCAAGGGCAGGATCGAGCGCCAGTCCTTTGCAGATCAGCAGCCGAGCCTTTCGCTGCAGCTCAAGGGCAACCGCATCGATCTGGAGGCGCTCCAGGCGCTCGCCGGTCTCGTCGCCGGCGACGCCTCCACCGGGACGCTGCTGCAACACGCCATCGCCGCCGACCTCTCGGCCGACGCGTTTTCCGCCTTTGGCGAGGAGGCGCGCGACGTGCAGGCGGTGCTTACTATCAAGAATGGGCAATTGCAGGCGGAGCGGGTGGCGATCGGCGCGCTTTCCGGCGCCCAGCTCGCTTTCTCCGGCCGGATGAGCGGCGGGTTCGAAAAGCCGGTGGTCTCGGCGAAAATGAAGCTCGCCGCCAACGAGCTCACGCCCTTTCTCGAAATGATCGGGCGGCATGCGGTTGCCCATCCGGCGCTGGAGCGGCTCATCAAAGCCGGGCCTTATTACTCGGATGCCGCCTTCGACGTGACGTTGACGGCCGGAAGCAAGGACGGCAATGCGCCCGTCACATTCGGCGTCATCGGCACCGCCAACGGCAGCAAGATCGCAGCCAGCTACCAGGCGCCCGACATCGCCCAGGCGCTCGCCGGCAAGGGCATGCTGCTGGAAGCGACGCTTGAAAATGGGCAGACGCCGGTTCTCATCGGACAGGCCGGGCTCGACCCGCTGCCCTTCGATGCGGACGACAACGGCATCCTCGCCGTCAAGCTGCAAAGCACGGACGGATCGAAGGCGAATGGCGCGCTGACCTTCACGACCGAAGAGACGTCGCTTGCCGCCAAGGGTGAATTCGATCTCTCACGTGAGCACTATCTCGAAGGGCAAGGGAAGCTGACGCTGCAGACGGAGGATTTCGAACCGTACCTGCTGTTGCAGGGGATCGCCCTGCCGCAGATGGGCAGCGGATTGCCGGTGACGCTTACGGCCGACATCGCGGCCGATCCCGAGAGGATCGCCATCTCTGCTGCCGAGGGCAAGGTCGACCAGAACGGCTTTGCCGGCGAGCTCTCGATCGACCGCAAGGTGCCAGGCAAGGCGGAAGGCGAACTCGCGCTCGACACGCTCGACCTCGAGTGGCTCGGCGAGGGCGTCCTCGGGCAGGTCCGGGACGCTTCGATCGGCGGACTTTCGATGGCACCGGTCGCGCAGCCGGCCTGGACCGGTCTCGACGTCGCTCTAAACGTGAAGGCGAAGCGCTTCTGGCCGGGCGTCTACGGCGCCGTGACCGACTTTGCCGGGAAGCTCGAGTGGAAAGGCGACGAGCTTGCGCTTAGCGAGGCAACCGGAGACTGGCTCGGGGGCAAGCTCGAAGGGCGGCTGCAGCTTGGCAATGCCAATGGCTCGGGCTTCCTGCGCTCGCGTATCGACCTCAAGGGCGGCGATCTGGCGGCCGCCGGATGGGCGCGAGGGAGCGGACCGGCGGCGACGGGCAAATTCGACCTGGCGGTTGCCATGGAAGCATCGGGTGCGACGCCGGAGACGATGGCGCATTCGGTGAGTGGCTCAGGAACGGCGACATTCAACGGCGTGACGCTCAACGGCATCAACACTGCGGCGCTGCCGCAGCTCATGGCGGCAGCCGATGCGCTGAAGACGGAAATTTCGCCGGATGCGATCCGCAAAGCGGCGGAAAATGTGCTCTTCACCGGGCAATCGGTTGTCGGCGCCGTCAAAGTGCCTTTCAGCATCGCCGGCGGAACGGTCAGGGTACAGAACGTGGCGGCGGGCGACGGCAATGCCGCGTTTTCCGCCGAGGCTTCGTTCGATCTTCCGGCGGGGCGTATGAGCGGCACCATAGATCTGACCTTCCGGCCGGGCGAGGACGCGCTTGCCGGAGCCGAGCCGCGGGTGCAGTTCGGCTATGCCGGGCTTCTCGCCGCACCGGGCGTGACGGTCGACGTCACCGACCTGTCGAACTTCTTATCGCTCAGGGCTTTCGAGCGGGAGCGGCGCCGCGTCGAGACGCTGCAGGCGAATGTCCTGGAGAAGCAGCGTCTGCGCCGCGAGGTCGCACTCTACAAGGCGCGCGCTGTCGAGCGGGAGACCGAACGGCTGAGGGCGATCGCCGAGGAGCGTCGACGCCAGGCCGCCGCCGCCGAGGCGGCGCGCATGAAGGCGGAGGCAGAGGCGAGGGCAGCCGCAGAGCGGCGTGCGGCCGAGGAATTGCGCCTGCGGCTTCGGCAGCTTCCGCCTCGCCACGAGGGGCAACGGCAAATGCCTGCGAACCCACCGCAGCGCGGCGACGAACTGCCGCCGTCCGGTGGCAGTGCAACGGGCCAGAATTCCGGCCCGACGGGGCAGGGCCTGAATTTCGACATGCTGCCTGACATCACGGTGCAATGA
- a CDS encoding FAD-binding oxidoreductase, translated as MALKAIRAGARNESGIVAVKALLAARFGDRFQTGEAIRAQHAHTTTYIPAQLPDAVVFPENAAEVREIVEIAGAHRVPLIPFATGSSLEGHVNAPFGGISVDMMRMNRVLAVNAEDLDCTVEPGVTREELNTYLRDTGLFFPIDPGANASIGGMTSTRASGTNAVRYGTMKDNVLALTAVVAGGREIKTAHRARKSSAGYDLTRLFVGAEGTLGIITSVTLRLQGIPEVISGGVCPFPTIEDACNAVILTIQSGIPVARIELLDALQMKACNSYSGLSYEEIPTLFVEFHGSADSVELQSRQFAEIASEFGSTGFIWTTNPEERARLWKARHNAYWAQKSLMPGGAILSTDVCVPISRLADCVAATHEDIAEHGLIAPIVGHAGDGNFHVGLLFDDKDAADVARAEAFVERLNARALSMDGTCTGEHGIGQGKMPFLAAELGDALDLMRQIKGALDPDNIFNPGKIFA; from the coding sequence GTGGCATTGAAGGCAATCAGGGCCGGAGCAAGGAACGAGAGCGGCATCGTGGCGGTCAAGGCGCTTCTTGCGGCCCGCTTCGGAGATCGGTTCCAGACAGGCGAGGCGATCCGCGCCCAGCATGCCCACACGACAACCTACATTCCCGCGCAATTGCCGGACGCGGTCGTTTTTCCCGAGAATGCCGCCGAGGTGCGTGAGATCGTCGAGATCGCCGGTGCGCACCGGGTGCCGCTCATTCCCTTCGCCACGGGCTCCTCTCTCGAAGGCCACGTCAACGCGCCCTTCGGCGGCATTTCGGTCGACATGATGCGGATGAACCGCGTGCTTGCCGTCAACGCCGAAGATCTGGATTGCACCGTCGAGCCGGGCGTGACGCGCGAAGAGTTGAACACCTATCTGCGTGATACCGGACTGTTCTTTCCGATCGACCCGGGCGCGAACGCCTCGATCGGTGGCATGACCTCGACGCGCGCTTCCGGCACCAATGCCGTGCGCTACGGCACCATGAAGGACAACGTGCTTGCGCTAACCGCCGTCGTTGCCGGCGGCCGCGAGATCAAAACCGCCCACCGGGCGCGCAAATCCTCGGCCGGCTATGACCTGACGCGGCTTTTCGTCGGGGCTGAAGGCACGCTCGGCATCATCACCTCGGTCACGCTGCGCCTGCAGGGCATACCGGAGGTGATCTCCGGCGGCGTCTGCCCGTTCCCGACGATTGAAGACGCCTGCAATGCGGTTATCCTGACGATCCAGTCCGGCATTCCCGTGGCCCGGATCGAGCTGCTCGATGCGCTCCAGATGAAGGCTTGCAACTCCTATTCCGGCCTGAGTTATGAGGAGATCCCGACGCTCTTCGTCGAGTTTCACGGCAGCGCCGACAGCGTCGAGCTGCAATCGCGCCAATTCGCCGAAATAGCGTCGGAATTCGGTTCTACAGGTTTCATCTGGACGACCAATCCGGAAGAACGGGCGCGGCTCTGGAAGGCGCGGCACAATGCCTATTGGGCGCAGAAGAGCCTGATGCCCGGAGGCGCGATCCTGTCGACGGATGTCTGCGTGCCGATCTCGCGGCTTGCCGACTGCGTGGCGGCGACGCACGAGGACATTGCCGAGCATGGATTGATCGCACCGATCGTCGGCCACGCCGGCGACGGCAATTTTCACGTCGGGCTGCTTTTCGACGATAAGGACGCTGCCGATGTGGCGCGGGCGGAGGCCTTCGTCGAGCGGCTGAATGCGCGGGCACTGTCGATGGACGGCACCTGCACGGGCGAACACGGGATCGGCCAGGGCAAGATGCCTTTTCTCGCGGCCGAACTCGGCGATGCACTGGATCTGATGCGGCAGATCAAGGGCGCGCTCGATCCGGACAATATCTTCAACCCGGGCAAGATCTTTGCCTGA